From Cyanobium sp. AMD-g, one genomic window encodes:
- a CDS encoding 2Fe-2S iron-sulfur cluster-binding protein yields MPVIRFVREQRDVECYPGENLREVALREGIELYGLKGRLGNCGGCGQCITCFVEVVEGGADNALTEQTSVELLKLKRRPQTWRLACQALVQKSVMVLTRPQVGLADREGELDRARSLPLPEGPAAWPEPPAAAEGEEPQDSETPSEAAGTSSTTSGEGGVLPADGR; encoded by the coding sequence ATGCCCGTGATCCGGTTTGTCCGTGAGCAGCGCGACGTGGAGTGCTACCCGGGGGAAAACCTGCGTGAGGTGGCCCTGCGCGAGGGCATCGAGCTCTACGGCCTCAAGGGCCGCCTGGGCAACTGCGGCGGCTGCGGCCAGTGCATCACCTGTTTCGTGGAGGTGGTGGAGGGAGGGGCCGACAACGCCCTCACCGAGCAGACCTCGGTGGAGCTGCTGAAGCTGAAACGGCGCCCCCAGACCTGGCGGCTGGCCTGTCAGGCCCTGGTGCAGAAGTCGGTGATGGTGCTCACCAGGCCCCAGGTGGGACTCGCCGATCGGGAGGGCGAACTGGACCGGGCCCGTTCCCTGCCCCTGCCGGAGGGCCCCGCCGCCTGGCCCGAGCCCCCCGCCGCAGCGGAGGGTGAGGAGCCCCAGGACTCAGAGACGCCTTCCGAGGCCGCCGGAACTTCATCCACAACGAGCGGTGAAGGGGGCGTCCTTCCCGCCGATGGGCGGTGA
- the psbM gene encoding photosystem II reaction center protein PsbM, giving the protein METNDLGFVASLLFVLVPAVFLIILYIQTNSRQGG; this is encoded by the coding sequence ATGGAAACCAACGACCTCGGCTTCGTTGCCAGCCTCCTGTTCGTTCTGGTTCCCGCCGTCTTCCTGATCATTCTCTACATCCAGACAAACAGCCGCCAGGGCGGCTGA